One Falco peregrinus isolate bFalPer1 chromosome 6, bFalPer1.pri, whole genome shotgun sequence DNA segment encodes these proteins:
- the SEC61A2 gene encoding protein transport protein Sec61 subunit alpha isoform X2 yields MGIKFLEVIKPFCAVLPEIQKPERKIQFREKVLWTAITLFIFLVCCQIPLFGIMSSDSADPFYWMRVILASNRGTLMELGISPIVTSGLIMQLLAGAKIIEVGDTPKDRALFNGAQKLFGMIITIGQAIVYVMTGMYGDPAEMGAGICLLIIIQLFVAGLIVLLLDELLQKGYGLGSGISLFIATNICETIVWKAFSPTTINTGRGTEFEGAVIALFHLLATRTDKVRALREAFYRQNLPNLMNLIATVFVFAVVIYFQGFRVDLPIKSARYRGQYSSYPIKLFYTSNIPIILQSALVSNLYVISQMLSVRFSGNFLVNLLGQWADVSGGGPARSYPVGGLCYYLSPPESMGAIFEDPVHVIVYIIFMLGSCAFFSKTWIEVSGSSAKDVAKQLKEQQMVMRGHRDTSMVHELNRHLSLSSRVEQANILPETDTHLTCELVLWWICCMARPGAFRALALGLP; encoded by the exons ATCCAGTTCAGAGAGAAGGTACTATGGACGGCTATCAcgcttttcattttcttagtaTGCTGCCAG ATACCTTTGTTTGGAATCATGTCATCCGATTCTGCAGATCCGTTCTATTGGATGCGAGTCATTCTTGCATCAAACAGAG GTACTTTGATGGAATTGGGTATCTCACCCATTGTGACATCTGGTTTGATCATGCAGCTGCTAGCTGGAGCGAAGATCATTGAAGTTGGTGATACTCCCAAAGACAGAGCATTGTTCAATGGAGCTCAGAAAT TATTTGGGATGATTATTACCATTGGGCAAGCCATTGTGTATGTTATGACTGGAATGTATGGAGATCCCGCTGAAATGGGTGCTGGAATTTGTCTTCTTATTATAATTCAG CTGTTTGTTGCTGGTTTGATTGTGTTGCTGTTAGATGAGTTGCTACAGAAAGGTTATGGCTTGGGGTCGGGTATTTCCCTGTTCATTGCTACCAATATCTGTGAGACCATTGTCTGGAAGGCCTTTAGTCCCACTACCATCAACACTGGCAGAG GAACGGAGTTTGAGGGTGCTGTGATTGCATTATTTCATCTTCTGGCTACACGAACTGACAAAGTCCGGGCTTTGCGGGAAGCTTTTTACCGGCAGAATTTGCCCAATCTCATGAATCTGATTGCTACAGTGTTTGTGTTTGCTGTAGTCATATATTTTCAG GGGTTTCGTGTTGATTTACCGATCAAGTCTGCACGATATCGAGGACAGTACAGCAGCTATCCTATCAAGCTCTTCTATACCTCCAACATTCCCATCATTCTGCAGTCTGCCTTAGTTTCAAACCTCTATGTCATTTCCCAGATGCTGTCTGTTCGTTTTAGTGGCAACTTTTTGGTGAACTTATTAGGACAGTGGGCA GATGTCAGTGGTGGTGGCCCTGCTCGCTCTTACCCTGTTGGTGGCCTGTGCTACTACTTGTCCCCTCCAGAATCCATGGGTGCAATATTTGAGGATCCTGTCCATGTAATAgtttatataatatttatgtTGGGATCCTGTGCGTTCTTCTCGAAGACTTGGATTGAGGTGTCTGGCTCATCAGCGAAAGAT GTTGCCAAGCAGCTCAAAGAACAGCAAATGGTGATGAGAGGCCACAGGGATACTTCAATGGTTCATGAGCTTAACAG GCACCTTTCTCTTAGCTCCAGGGTTGAACAAGCAAACATTTTACCGGAGACTGATACTCATCTCACCTGTGAACTGGTTCTGTGGTGGATTTGCTGCATGGCCAGGCCCGGGGCATTTCGGGCTCTTGCCCTGGGCCTTCCATGA
- the SEC61A2 gene encoding protein transport protein Sec61 subunit alpha isoform X3, giving the protein MFTVHGGEIQFREKVLWTAITLFIFLVCCQIPLFGIMSSDSADPFYWMRVILASNRGTLMELGISPIVTSGLIMQLLAGAKIIEVGDTPKDRALFNGAQKLFGMIITIGQAIVYVMTGMYGDPAEMGAGICLLIIIQLFVAGLIVLLLDELLQKGYGLGSGISLFIATNICETIVWKAFSPTTINTGRGTEFEGAVIALFHLLATRTDKVRALREAFYRQNLPNLMNLIATVFVFAVVIYFQGFRVDLPIKSARYRGQYSSYPIKLFYTSNIPIILQSALVSNLYVISQMLSVRFSGNFLVNLLGQWADVSGGGPARSYPVGGLCYYLSPPESMGAIFEDPVHVIVYIIFMLGSCAFFSKTWIEVSGSSAKDVAKQLKEQQMVMRGHRDTSMVHELNRYIPTAAAFGGLCIGALSVLADFLGAIGSGTGILLAVTIIYQYFEIFVKEQAEVGGVGALFF; this is encoded by the exons ATGTTTACGGTCCATGGAGGAGAG ATCCAGTTCAGAGAGAAGGTACTATGGACGGCTATCAcgcttttcattttcttagtaTGCTGCCAG ATACCTTTGTTTGGAATCATGTCATCCGATTCTGCAGATCCGTTCTATTGGATGCGAGTCATTCTTGCATCAAACAGAG GTACTTTGATGGAATTGGGTATCTCACCCATTGTGACATCTGGTTTGATCATGCAGCTGCTAGCTGGAGCGAAGATCATTGAAGTTGGTGATACTCCCAAAGACAGAGCATTGTTCAATGGAGCTCAGAAAT TATTTGGGATGATTATTACCATTGGGCAAGCCATTGTGTATGTTATGACTGGAATGTATGGAGATCCCGCTGAAATGGGTGCTGGAATTTGTCTTCTTATTATAATTCAG CTGTTTGTTGCTGGTTTGATTGTGTTGCTGTTAGATGAGTTGCTACAGAAAGGTTATGGCTTGGGGTCGGGTATTTCCCTGTTCATTGCTACCAATATCTGTGAGACCATTGTCTGGAAGGCCTTTAGTCCCACTACCATCAACACTGGCAGAG GAACGGAGTTTGAGGGTGCTGTGATTGCATTATTTCATCTTCTGGCTACACGAACTGACAAAGTCCGGGCTTTGCGGGAAGCTTTTTACCGGCAGAATTTGCCCAATCTCATGAATCTGATTGCTACAGTGTTTGTGTTTGCTGTAGTCATATATTTTCAG GGGTTTCGTGTTGATTTACCGATCAAGTCTGCACGATATCGAGGACAGTACAGCAGCTATCCTATCAAGCTCTTCTATACCTCCAACATTCCCATCATTCTGCAGTCTGCCTTAGTTTCAAACCTCTATGTCATTTCCCAGATGCTGTCTGTTCGTTTTAGTGGCAACTTTTTGGTGAACTTATTAGGACAGTGGGCA GATGTCAGTGGTGGTGGCCCTGCTCGCTCTTACCCTGTTGGTGGCCTGTGCTACTACTTGTCCCCTCCAGAATCCATGGGTGCAATATTTGAGGATCCTGTCCATGTAATAgtttatataatatttatgtTGGGATCCTGTGCGTTCTTCTCGAAGACTTGGATTGAGGTGTCTGGCTCATCAGCGAAAGAT GTTGCCAAGCAGCTCAAAGAACAGCAAATGGTGATGAGAGGCCACAGGGATACTTCAATGGTTCATGAGCTTAACAG GTATATCCCTACAGCAGCTGCGTTTGGAGGTTTGTGCATTGGTGCCCTTTCAGTATTGGCTGACTTTCTAGGGGCCATTGGGTCCGGCACTGGCATTCTGCTTGCAGTTACTATTATTtatcagtattttgaaatatttgtaaaagaaCAGGCTGAAGTTGGAGGAGTAGGTGCATTATTTTTCTAG
- the SEC61A2 gene encoding protein transport protein Sec61 subunit alpha isoform X1, giving the protein MGIKFLEVIKPFCAVLPEIQKPERKIQFREKVLWTAITLFIFLVCCQIPLFGIMSSDSADPFYWMRVILASNRGTLMELGISPIVTSGLIMQLLAGAKIIEVGDTPKDRALFNGAQKLFGMIITIGQAIVYVMTGMYGDPAEMGAGICLLIIIQLFVAGLIVLLLDELLQKGYGLGSGISLFIATNICETIVWKAFSPTTINTGRGTEFEGAVIALFHLLATRTDKVRALREAFYRQNLPNLMNLIATVFVFAVVIYFQGFRVDLPIKSARYRGQYSSYPIKLFYTSNIPIILQSALVSNLYVISQMLSVRFSGNFLVNLLGQWADVSGGGPARSYPVGGLCYYLSPPESMGAIFEDPVHVIVYIIFMLGSCAFFSKTWIEVSGSSAKDVAKQLKEQQMVMRGHRDTSMVHELNRYIPTAAAFGGTFLLAPGLNKQTFYRRLILISPVNWFCGGFAAWPGPGHFGLLPWAFHETAR; this is encoded by the exons ATCCAGTTCAGAGAGAAGGTACTATGGACGGCTATCAcgcttttcattttcttagtaTGCTGCCAG ATACCTTTGTTTGGAATCATGTCATCCGATTCTGCAGATCCGTTCTATTGGATGCGAGTCATTCTTGCATCAAACAGAG GTACTTTGATGGAATTGGGTATCTCACCCATTGTGACATCTGGTTTGATCATGCAGCTGCTAGCTGGAGCGAAGATCATTGAAGTTGGTGATACTCCCAAAGACAGAGCATTGTTCAATGGAGCTCAGAAAT TATTTGGGATGATTATTACCATTGGGCAAGCCATTGTGTATGTTATGACTGGAATGTATGGAGATCCCGCTGAAATGGGTGCTGGAATTTGTCTTCTTATTATAATTCAG CTGTTTGTTGCTGGTTTGATTGTGTTGCTGTTAGATGAGTTGCTACAGAAAGGTTATGGCTTGGGGTCGGGTATTTCCCTGTTCATTGCTACCAATATCTGTGAGACCATTGTCTGGAAGGCCTTTAGTCCCACTACCATCAACACTGGCAGAG GAACGGAGTTTGAGGGTGCTGTGATTGCATTATTTCATCTTCTGGCTACACGAACTGACAAAGTCCGGGCTTTGCGGGAAGCTTTTTACCGGCAGAATTTGCCCAATCTCATGAATCTGATTGCTACAGTGTTTGTGTTTGCTGTAGTCATATATTTTCAG GGGTTTCGTGTTGATTTACCGATCAAGTCTGCACGATATCGAGGACAGTACAGCAGCTATCCTATCAAGCTCTTCTATACCTCCAACATTCCCATCATTCTGCAGTCTGCCTTAGTTTCAAACCTCTATGTCATTTCCCAGATGCTGTCTGTTCGTTTTAGTGGCAACTTTTTGGTGAACTTATTAGGACAGTGGGCA GATGTCAGTGGTGGTGGCCCTGCTCGCTCTTACCCTGTTGGTGGCCTGTGCTACTACTTGTCCCCTCCAGAATCCATGGGTGCAATATTTGAGGATCCTGTCCATGTAATAgtttatataatatttatgtTGGGATCCTGTGCGTTCTTCTCGAAGACTTGGATTGAGGTGTCTGGCTCATCAGCGAAAGAT GTTGCCAAGCAGCTCAAAGAACAGCAAATGGTGATGAGAGGCCACAGGGATACTTCAATGGTTCATGAGCTTAACAG GTATATCCCTACAGCAGCTGCGTTTGGAG GCACCTTTCTCTTAGCTCCAGGGTTGAACAAGCAAACATTTTACCGGAGACTGATACTCATCTCACCTGTGAACTGGTTCTGTGGTGGATTTGCTGCATGGCCAGGCCCGGGGCATTTCGGGCTCTTGCCCTGGGCCTTCCATGAGACAGCACGGTAG